In Macrobrachium rosenbergii isolate ZJJX-2024 chromosome 16, ASM4041242v1, whole genome shotgun sequence, a single genomic region encodes these proteins:
- the LOC136847320 gene encoding uncharacterized protein, with protein MRRFLLVPLMITILVPGLACGGGPIDDANWPRSRRICSPRQVDLRAYEACHLTKRRSVDSVEEGQQTAGGSHLGLTSNQAQAPNSPSVIGTRTIPSNKAHRPKRSTDDFGRFKRRMKALKRQGSLPFKRQVTDVPDWRELNFTTYEEVRLFCCKRSCPPEAYYGIC; from the exons ATGCGAAGATTCCTGCTGGTTCCTCTAATGATTACAATCCTGGTACCGGGTCTTGCCTGCGGAGGGGGCCCAATAGACGATGCCAACTGGCCAAGGTCAAGGAGAATCTGCTCCCCCCGTCAGGTAGATCTCCGGGCCTATGAGGCGTGCCACCTGACGAAACGTCGCTCCGTCGATAGCGTCGAAGAAGGACAGCAAACGGCTGGTGGCAGCCATCTTGGGCTGACCTCGAATCAAG ctCAGGCACCAAACTCACCAAGCGTAATTGGCACTAGAACCATTCCCTCAAACAAGGCACATAGACCTAAGAGATCCACAGACGATTTTGGGCGGTTCAAAAGGCGCATGAAGGCTCTGAAAAGGCAGGGTTCCCTTCCGTTCAAAAGGCAGGTGACGGACGTTCCAGACTGGCGGGAGTTAAATTTCACGACGTACGAGGAAGTCCGTTTGTTTTGCTGCAAACGATCCTGCCCTCCTGAGGCATATTATGGAATATGCTAG
- the LOC136847321 gene encoding uncharacterized protein isoform X1, whose product MKGIGYYLAIAITALLFIRGTESAAQLFRVRRSIRVCTPRDVARIGHFMCKRSVLPTEGQDGAGNVRPDERSLEHQERSKDSNTFSRAESSGRDAFWEESPEHAFHDIYPFLEFKRVTYYEGSGQIDGRYFDGSGHTEGSYFGGSGQIEGSYSDGSGLIDGSYFDGSGQIDGSYFDGSGQIDGSYFDGRGHIDDSLTERKLQKRSNKWPRKFETIADIRKYCCHHDCPIELFLAECA is encoded by the exons ATGAAAGGAATCGGATATTACTTAGCAATAGCAATCACAGCACTGCTGTTCATCAGGGGGACTGAAAGTGCTGCCCAGCTGTTCAGGGTCAGAAGGTCGATCAGGGTATGTACCCCGAGGGACGTTGCCCGGATAGGGCACTTCATGTGCAAAAGGAGTGTCTTGCCGACGGAGGGGCAAGATGGAG CAGGTAATGTTCGACCAGACGAACGGAGCCTCGAACACCAAGAGAGGAGCAAGGATTCGAACACGTTCTCAAGAGCGGAATCCTCAGGAAGAGATGCCTTTTGGGAGGAGAGTCCCGAACATGCCTTCCATGATATATATCCTTTCTTGGAGTTCAAAAGAGTAACTTATTATGAAGGAAGTGGTCAAATTGACGGCAGGTATTTTGACGGTAGTGGTCATACTGAAGGCAGTTATTTTGGCGGTAGTGGTCAAATTGAAGGCAGTTATTCTGACGGCAGTGGTCTAATTGACGGCAGTTATTTTGACGGTAGTGGTCAAATTGATGGCAGTTATTTTGACGGTAGTGGTCAAATTGACGGCAGTTATTTTGACGGAAGAGGTCATATTGACGACAGTCTCACAGAGAGGAAGCTGCAAAAGAGATCGAACAAGTGGCCGAGGAAATTCGAGACCATCGCCGATATTAGGAAATATTGCTGTCATCACGACTGTCCTATTGAGCTGTTCCTGGCTGAATGCGCCTAG
- the LOC136847321 gene encoding uncharacterized protein isoform X2: MKGIGYYLAIAITALLFIRGTESAAQLFRVRRSIRVCTPRDVARIGHFMCKRSVLPTEGQDGGNVRPDERSLEHQERSKDSNTFSRAESSGRDAFWEESPEHAFHDIYPFLEFKRVTYYEGSGQIDGRYFDGSGHTEGSYFGGSGQIEGSYSDGSGLIDGSYFDGSGQIDGSYFDGSGQIDGSYFDGRGHIDDSLTERKLQKRSNKWPRKFETIADIRKYCCHHDCPIELFLAECA; encoded by the exons ATGAAAGGAATCGGATATTACTTAGCAATAGCAATCACAGCACTGCTGTTCATCAGGGGGACTGAAAGTGCTGCCCAGCTGTTCAGGGTCAGAAGGTCGATCAGGGTATGTACCCCGAGGGACGTTGCCCGGATAGGGCACTTCATGTGCAAAAGGAGTGTCTTGCCGACGGAGGGGCAAGATGGAG GTAATGTTCGACCAGACGAACGGAGCCTCGAACACCAAGAGAGGAGCAAGGATTCGAACACGTTCTCAAGAGCGGAATCCTCAGGAAGAGATGCCTTTTGGGAGGAGAGTCCCGAACATGCCTTCCATGATATATATCCTTTCTTGGAGTTCAAAAGAGTAACTTATTATGAAGGAAGTGGTCAAATTGACGGCAGGTATTTTGACGGTAGTGGTCATACTGAAGGCAGTTATTTTGGCGGTAGTGGTCAAATTGAAGGCAGTTATTCTGACGGCAGTGGTCTAATTGACGGCAGTTATTTTGACGGTAGTGGTCAAATTGATGGCAGTTATTTTGACGGTAGTGGTCAAATTGACGGCAGTTATTTTGACGGAAGAGGTCATATTGACGACAGTCTCACAGAGAGGAAGCTGCAAAAGAGATCGAACAAGTGGCCGAGGAAATTCGAGACCATCGCCGATATTAGGAAATATTGCTGTCATCACGACTGTCCTATTGAGCTGTTCCTGGCTGAATGCGCCTAG